In Nocardioides marinus, one DNA window encodes the following:
- a CDS encoding trypsin-like serine protease: MTPHPAVRGVLVRLLAPLLFLALAVAALPAPATAIVGGEDAKKGEFPFMASIQRAGSSGSEGQICGGSVVGKRWILTAAHCTVFSKKQVQVVVGRTDLSAKGGQVLRVSGFAVHPDYDDTGSSDVALWRTKKRIKAPRIALPKAADDALEAAGTVLTVAGWGVESSGGSEAPENLKKVDVSVSSDLECITNLLLGFNADTEFCASELGGDSCQGDSGGPIFGTRESGKVVQVGVVSYGLGCAVPLFPGVYAELNAPGIIDWVRATMRAGKKAGS; encoded by the coding sequence GTGACCCCCCACCCCGCCGTGCGAGGCGTCCTCGTGCGCCTGCTCGCCCCCCTGCTCTTTCTCGCCCTCGCCGTCGCGGCGCTGCCCGCGCCGGCCACCGCCATCGTCGGAGGCGAGGACGCGAAGAAGGGGGAGTTCCCCTTCATGGCCTCCATCCAGCGTGCCGGCTCGTCCGGCAGCGAGGGCCAGATCTGCGGTGGCTCGGTCGTCGGCAAGCGCTGGATCCTCACCGCCGCCCACTGCACGGTTTTCTCGAAGAAGCAGGTCCAGGTCGTGGTCGGTCGCACCGACCTGTCGGCCAAGGGCGGGCAGGTGCTGCGGGTCTCCGGCTTCGCCGTGCACCCCGACTACGACGACACCGGCTCCAGCGACGTGGCACTGTGGCGCACCAAGAAGCGCATCAAGGCGCCGCGCATCGCGCTCCCCAAGGCTGCCGACGACGCGCTCGAGGCCGCGGGCACGGTGCTGACCGTCGCCGGGTGGGGCGTGGAGTCCTCGGGTGGCAGCGAGGCTCCGGAGAACCTGAAGAAGGTCGACGTCTCGGTCAGCAGCGACCTGGAGTGCATCACCAACCTGCTGCTCGGGTTCAACGCCGACACCGAGTTCTGCGCCTCCGAGCTGGGCGGCGACTCCTGCCAGGGCGACTCCGGCGGTCCGATCTTCGGCACCCGTGAAAGCGGCAAGGTCGTCCAGGTCGGCGTGGTCAGCTACGGCCTGGGCTGCGCGGTCCCGCTGTTCCCGGGCGTGTACGCCGAGCTGAACGCCCCGGGCATCATCGACTGGGTGCGCGCCACCATGAGGGCGGGCAAGAAGGCCGGCTCGTAG
- a CDS encoding thymidylate synthase translates to MQAYLDLLTRILDEGVERTDRTGTGTLSVFGHQMRFDLAPERGGGFPLVTTKKVHTRSVFGELLWFLRGDTNVRWLQERGISIWDEWADESGDLGPVYGAQWRSWPTPDGRHVDQLAQVVENLRRDPHSRRHVVSAWNVADIPEMALAPCHALFQFYVAPDADGGPDRLSCQLYQRSADVFLGVPFNIASYALLTHMVAQVTGLRVGDFVHTLGDAHLYLNHLEQARLQLTREPRPLPTLVLDPSVTALDAFELEHIAVEGYDPYPAIKAPIAV, encoded by the coding sequence GTGCAGGCCTACCTCGACCTCCTCACCCGGATCCTCGACGAGGGCGTCGAGCGCACCGACCGCACCGGCACCGGCACGCTGTCGGTGTTCGGGCACCAGATGCGCTTCGATCTCGCACCCGAGCGCGGTGGCGGGTTCCCGCTGGTCACCACCAAGAAGGTGCACACCCGCTCGGTGTTCGGCGAGCTGTTGTGGTTCCTGCGCGGCGACACCAACGTGCGCTGGCTGCAGGAGCGTGGCATCAGCATCTGGGACGAGTGGGCCGACGAGTCCGGCGACCTCGGCCCCGTCTACGGCGCCCAGTGGCGCTCGTGGCCCACGCCCGACGGCCGCCACGTCGACCAGCTGGCCCAGGTCGTGGAGAACCTCCGACGCGACCCGCACTCGCGTCGCCACGTCGTCTCCGCGTGGAACGTCGCCGACATCCCCGAGATGGCACTCGCGCCGTGCCACGCGCTGTTCCAGTTCTACGTCGCGCCCGACGCCGACGGCGGACCGGACCGGCTCAGCTGCCAGCTCTACCAGCGATCGGCCGACGTGTTCCTGGGCGTGCCGTTCAACATCGCCTCCTACGCGCTGCTGACCCACATGGTCGCGCAGGTGACCGGTCTGCGCGTCGGCGACTTCGTGCACACCCTGGGCGACGCCCACCTCTACCTCAACCACCTCGAGCAGGCCCGGCTGCAGCTGACCCGGGAGCCGCGCCCGCTGCCCACCCTGGTGCTGGACCCCTCGGTGACCGCGCTGGACGCCTTCGAGCTCGAGCACATCGCCGTCGAGGGCTACGACCCGTACCCGGCCATCAAGGCCCCGATCGCGGTCTGA
- a CDS encoding dihydrofolate reductase, whose product MSRRIVLVAAVARNGVIGRGPDIPWHVPGEQTAFKHLTMGHVLVMGRTTYESIGRPLPGRETIVLTRDPAWSPGHDAVHVARDLDDALVQATRLPGEIVVAGGASVYAAAMPLATEQVISEIPLEPEGDVFYPDFDRHHWKETRRDELEGFDRVWLRRR is encoded by the coding sequence ATGAGTCGCAGGATCGTCCTGGTCGCCGCGGTCGCCCGCAACGGGGTGATCGGCCGGGGACCCGACATCCCCTGGCACGTGCCGGGGGAGCAGACCGCCTTCAAGCACCTCACGATGGGCCACGTGCTCGTGATGGGCCGCACGACCTACGAGTCGATCGGGCGCCCGCTGCCGGGCCGGGAGACCATCGTGCTGACCCGCGACCCCGCCTGGTCGCCCGGGCACGACGCGGTCCACGTCGCCCGTGACCTCGACGACGCCCTCGTACAGGCCACCCGGCTCCCGGGGGAGATCGTGGTCGCCGGTGGCGCCAGCGTGTACGCCGCCGCCATGCCGCTGGCCACCGAGCAGGTCATCTCCGAGATCCCGCTGGAGCCGGAGGGCGACGTGTTCTACCCCGACTTCGACCGGCACCACTGGAAGGAGACCCGGCGCGACGAGCTCGAGGGCTTCGACCGGGTCTGGCTGCGCCGGCGGTAG
- a CDS encoding LLM class F420-dependent oxidoreductase, translating to MELRIFTEPQQGATYDDLLRVALEAERLGFGAFFRSDHYLGMGTPGLPGPTDAWTTLAGLARETSTIRLGTMMTSATFRFPGPLAIQVANVDQMSGGRVELGIGAGWFVQEHEKYAIPFPGTAERFDRFEEQLAVVTGLWSAPSAEDGGFSYDGTHYQVSESPGLPKPVQRDGHAGGPPVLIGGVGKRRTPALAARYADEFNLPFVPFDVGLEQIARVRAACEEIGRDPDSLTTSSALVLCVAETEAELARRAAAIGREVEELRENGLAGLVPEVVDKIARYAESGQSRLYLQTLDLGDLDHLRLVAEQVAPQIP from the coding sequence ATGGAGCTGCGCATCTTCACCGAGCCCCAGCAGGGCGCCACCTACGACGACCTCCTGCGGGTCGCCCTCGAGGCCGAGCGCCTCGGATTCGGGGCGTTCTTCCGCTCCGATCACTACCTGGGCATGGGCACGCCGGGCCTGCCCGGGCCCACCGACGCCTGGACCACCCTGGCCGGGCTGGCGCGCGAGACCAGCACCATCCGGCTCGGCACGATGATGACCAGCGCGACCTTCCGCTTCCCCGGACCGCTGGCGATCCAGGTCGCGAACGTCGACCAGATGAGCGGCGGACGCGTCGAGCTCGGCATCGGCGCCGGATGGTTCGTCCAGGAGCACGAGAAGTACGCCATCCCCTTCCCCGGCACCGCCGAGCGATTCGACCGGTTCGAGGAGCAGCTGGCCGTGGTCACCGGGCTGTGGTCGGCCCCGTCGGCCGAGGACGGTGGCTTCTCCTACGACGGCACGCACTACCAGGTCAGCGAGTCGCCCGGCCTGCCCAAGCCCGTGCAGCGCGACGGTCACGCCGGCGGACCGCCGGTGCTCATCGGAGGCGTCGGCAAGCGTCGTACCCCGGCGCTGGCGGCGCGGTACGCCGACGAGTTCAACCTCCCGTTCGTGCCGTTCGACGTGGGGCTGGAGCAGATCGCCCGGGTGCGCGCGGCGTGCGAGGAGATCGGCCGCGACCCCGACTCGCTGACCACCTCCTCGGCGCTGGTGCTGTGCGTGGCCGAGACCGAGGCCGAGCTCGCCCGACGGGCCGCGGCGATCGGGCGCGAGGTCGAGGAGCTGCGCGAGAACGGGCTGGCCGGACTGGTCCCGGAGGTGGTCGACAAGATCGCCCGCTACGCCGAGTCCGGGCAGTCCCGGCTGTACCTGCAGACCCTCGACCTGGGCGACCTCGACCACCTGCGGCTGGTCGCCGAGCAGGTCGCCCCGCAGATCCCATAA
- the dapA gene encoding 4-hydroxy-tetrahydrodipicolinate synthase, translated as MTSAPVAPFGRMLTAMATPFLEDGSVDLDGVQRVAKHLLGHGHDGLVVSGTTGESPTTTTDEDGEVLAAVRDAVGPDVPIVAGVGTNDTRTSLVLAKQAREKGADGVLLVSPYYNKPGQRGMLHHFRQVVDAAELPVMLYDVPGRTGSTIGLETYEETLGWEQVVAVKDAVGDMPRAARLAQMGYAVYSGDDVNTLGFLAHGACGLVSVVGHVAGTEIASMIERFLAGDHAAALATYQRLLPAFEAVMGVANYGATTAKGGLELLGVLDNRRVRSPLVPLDDEELAALRTGLEAAGLL; from the coding sequence ATGACCTCCGCCCCCGTCGCTCCCTTCGGTCGGATGCTGACCGCGATGGCCACGCCCTTCCTCGAGGACGGCAGCGTCGACCTGGACGGTGTGCAGCGGGTCGCCAAGCACCTGCTGGGGCACGGGCACGACGGGCTGGTGGTCTCCGGCACCACCGGTGAGTCGCCCACCACGACCACCGACGAGGACGGCGAGGTGCTCGCCGCGGTCCGGGACGCGGTCGGCCCCGACGTCCCGATCGTGGCCGGCGTCGGCACCAACGACACCCGCACCTCGCTGGTCCTGGCCAAGCAGGCCCGGGAGAAGGGCGCCGACGGCGTCCTGCTCGTCTCGCCGTACTACAACAAGCCCGGCCAGCGGGGCATGCTCCACCACTTCCGCCAGGTGGTCGACGCCGCCGAGCTGCCGGTGATGCTCTACGACGTCCCCGGTCGCACCGGCTCGACGATCGGGCTCGAGACCTACGAGGAGACGCTGGGCTGGGAGCAGGTCGTGGCGGTCAAGGACGCCGTCGGCGACATGCCCCGTGCCGCGCGCCTCGCGCAGATGGGCTACGCCGTCTACTCCGGCGACGACGTCAACACCCTCGGCTTCCTCGCCCACGGCGCCTGCGGGCTGGTCTCGGTCGTGGGCCACGTCGCCGGCACCGAGATCGCCTCGATGATCGAGCGCTTCCTGGCCGGCGACCACGCCGCCGCCCTGGCCACCTACCAGCGGCTCCTGCCGGCCTTCGAGGCCGTCATGGGCGTCGCCAACTACGGCGCCACCACCGCCAAGGGCGGCCTGGAGCTGCTCGGCGTCCTCGACAACCGTCGCGTGCGATCGCCGCTCGTGCCCCTCGACGACGAGGAGCTCGCCGCGCTGCGCACCGGCCTGGAGGCCGCCGGCCTGCTCTAG
- a CDS encoding ribonuclease J, with translation MSHPHPELTAPAPLAEGGLRVTPFGGLGEVGRNMTAFEYAGRLLIVDCGVLFPEDHQPGVDLILPDWSSIRDRLDDVEALVLTHGHEDHIGATPYLLRERGNIPLVGSELTLALLGSKLREHRLKETVHHVVKEGERITFGPFELEFVAVNHSIPDALAVAIRTPAGMVLHTGDFKMDQLPLDGRITDLRAFARLGEEGVDLFLTDSTNAETPGFTPTERGITPVIDQVFRESQQRVIVACFASHVHRVQQVLDAAYAHERQVAFVGRSMVRNMGIARDLGYLTVPPNTIVDAKELADLPPQHQVLISTGSQGEPMSALSRIAQRTHNFVHIEEGDTVLLASSLIPGNENAVYRVINGLARWGARVVHKGNAMVHVSGHASAGELLYCYNIVKPRNVLPVHGEIRHMQANAALARMTGVENVVIAEDGVVVDLVDGVASVAGKVDCGYVFVDGSSVGDITESDLKDRRILGEEGFISVIVVIDSSSGKVAGGPEIHARGFAEDDSVFEDVKPAIIDALDKAVADGATDAYQLQQTVRRVIGRWVSNTHRRRPMIIPVVVEA, from the coding sequence ATGTCACACCCGCACCCCGAGCTCACCGCACCCGCTCCGCTGGCCGAAGGAGGCCTGCGGGTCACCCCGTTCGGTGGTCTCGGCGAGGTGGGGCGCAACATGACCGCCTTCGAGTACGCCGGCCGGCTGCTCATCGTCGACTGCGGCGTGCTCTTCCCCGAGGACCACCAGCCCGGCGTCGACCTGATCCTCCCGGACTGGTCCTCGATCCGCGACCGGCTCGACGACGTCGAGGCGCTCGTGCTCACCCACGGCCACGAGGACCACATCGGCGCGACGCCGTACCTCCTGCGCGAGCGGGGGAACATCCCGCTGGTCGGCTCCGAGCTGACCCTGGCCCTGCTGGGCTCCAAGCTGCGCGAGCACCGTCTCAAGGAGACCGTCCACCACGTGGTGAAGGAGGGCGAGCGGATCACGTTCGGGCCCTTCGAGCTGGAGTTCGTGGCGGTCAACCACTCCATCCCCGACGCGCTGGCCGTGGCCATCCGCACGCCCGCCGGGATGGTGCTGCACACCGGTGACTTCAAGATGGACCAGCTGCCGCTGGACGGCCGGATCACCGACCTGCGTGCCTTCGCGCGGCTGGGGGAGGAGGGCGTCGACCTCTTCCTCACCGACTCCACCAACGCCGAGACCCCCGGCTTCACCCCGACCGAGCGCGGCATCACCCCGGTCATCGACCAGGTCTTCCGCGAGTCCCAGCAGCGGGTCATCGTGGCCTGCTTCGCCTCGCACGTGCACCGCGTGCAGCAGGTGCTCGACGCGGCGTACGCCCACGAGCGGCAGGTCGCCTTCGTCGGCCGCTCGATGGTGCGCAACATGGGCATCGCGCGCGACCTGGGCTACCTCACCGTCCCCCCGAACACCATCGTGGACGCCAAGGAGCTCGCCGACCTGCCGCCCCAGCACCAGGTGCTGATCTCCACCGGCTCCCAGGGCGAGCCGATGTCGGCGCTGTCGCGGATCGCCCAGCGCACCCACAACTTCGTGCACATCGAGGAGGGCGACACCGTCCTGCTGGCCTCCTCGCTCATCCCCGGCAACGAGAACGCCGTCTACCGCGTCATCAACGGCCTGGCCCGCTGGGGCGCCCGCGTGGTCCACAAGGGCAACGCGATGGTGCACGTCTCCGGCCACGCCTCGGCCGGAGAGCTGCTCTACTGCTACAACATCGTCAAGCCCCGCAACGTGCTGCCCGTCCACGGCGAGATCCGGCACATGCAGGCCAACGCCGCGCTGGCGAGGATGACCGGCGTCGAGAACGTCGTCATCGCCGAGGACGGCGTGGTGGTCGACCTCGTCGACGGGGTGGCCTCGGTCGCCGGGAAGGTGGACTGCGGCTACGTGTTCGTCGACGGCTCCTCGGTCGGCGACATCACCGAGTCCGACCTGAAGGACCGTCGCATCCTCGGCGAGGAGGGCTTCATCTCCGTCATCGTCGTCATCGACTCCTCCTCGGGGAAGGTCGCCGGCGGCCCGGAGATCCACGCCCGCGGCTTCGCCGAGGACGACTCGGTCTTCGAGGACGTCAAGCCGGCCATCATCGATGCCCTCGACAAGGCCGTGGCCGACGGGGCCACGGACGCCTACCAGCTGCAGCAGACCGTACGCCGGGTGATCGGCCGCTGGGTGTCCAACACCCACCGCCGCCGGCCGATGATCATCCCGGTGGTGGTCGAGGCCTGA
- a CDS encoding Na+/H+ antiporter NhaC family protein, translating into MIDDYPLLTLLPPVLAIGLAVTTRKVLLSLGLGVVSAALLVADLSPVDTLEELWSAFAQIFWVDGELNTTYVYILVFTLALGVITAFVSMSGGTRAFADWAHDRIRTRRGAIALPAALGGAIFVDDYFNALTVGQVSRPITDRHRVSRAKLTYLVDSTSAPVAVLMPFSSWGAYILGIFTPIIAASALTVSDLGAYVRAAAANYYAWAALLMVVLVVVLNVDLGPMRREERRALEEGKTYEPGDDIPGQLSEDLPVHRPGAKRALVVPFALLVVGVLAGIVWSGVRASGSWAPLDLLAEADVTWSLLVGVVPALAASLYYYARDTASNPKFGRSTFGRGWWEGLRSMWPAVSILLLAWMLGSLIDSLGTGEYLGGLVEDSSLPTEWLVPVVFLVALAMAFATGTSWGSFGLLLPIAGGIVNAVDAPELLLPVLGAVLAGAVAGDHASPISDTTILSSTGAGCNVITHVTTQLPYVAVAVVSATLGYCGLALTGSTTIGFLVTMAVGVAIMLAARRLSPPLDALPDSAHEPRDAEPAY; encoded by the coding sequence GTGATCGACGACTACCCGCTGCTGACCCTGCTGCCCCCGGTGCTGGCCATCGGGCTGGCGGTGACCACCCGCAAGGTCCTGCTGAGCCTCGGGCTCGGCGTGGTCTCGGCGGCGCTGCTGGTCGCCGACCTCAGCCCCGTCGACACCCTCGAGGAGCTGTGGTCGGCCTTCGCCCAGATCTTCTGGGTCGACGGCGAGCTGAACACCACCTACGTCTACATCCTCGTCTTCACGCTGGCGCTCGGTGTCATCACCGCCTTCGTCTCGATGTCGGGCGGCACCCGCGCCTTCGCCGACTGGGCGCACGACCGCATCCGCACCCGTCGCGGCGCCATCGCGCTGCCGGCGGCCCTGGGTGGCGCGATCTTCGTCGACGACTACTTCAACGCGCTCACCGTGGGCCAGGTCAGCCGACCGATCACCGACCGGCACCGCGTGTCCCGGGCGAAGCTGACCTACCTCGTCGACTCCACCTCCGCGCCGGTGGCGGTGCTGATGCCGTTCTCCAGCTGGGGCGCCTACATCCTGGGCATCTTCACGCCGATCATCGCCGCGTCCGCGCTCACCGTGAGCGACCTCGGTGCCTACGTGCGCGCCGCCGCCGCCAACTACTACGCCTGGGCGGCGCTGCTGATGGTCGTGCTCGTGGTGGTCCTCAACGTCGACCTCGGCCCCATGCGCCGCGAGGAGCGCCGCGCGCTGGAGGAGGGCAAGACCTACGAGCCGGGCGACGACATCCCCGGACAGCTCTCGGAGGACCTGCCGGTCCACCGCCCGGGTGCCAAGCGCGCCCTCGTGGTGCCGTTCGCGCTGCTGGTCGTCGGCGTCCTGGCCGGCATCGTCTGGAGCGGGGTGCGCGCCTCGGGGTCCTGGGCGCCCCTGGACCTGCTGGCCGAGGCCGACGTGACCTGGTCGCTGCTCGTCGGGGTCGTGCCGGCCCTGGCCGCATCGTTGTACTACTACGCCCGCGACACCGCCTCGAACCCGAAGTTCGGCCGGTCCACCTTCGGCCGCGGCTGGTGGGAGGGACTGCGCTCGATGTGGCCCGCCGTCAGCATCCTGCTGCTGGCCTGGATGCTGGGCTCGCTCATCGACTCCCTCGGCACGGGGGAGTACCTCGGTGGTCTCGTCGAGGACTCCTCGTTGCCGACCGAGTGGTTGGTCCCGGTCGTCTTCCTCGTCGCCCTGGCGATGGCCTTCGCCACCGGCACGAGCTGGGGCTCCTTCGGGCTGCTGCTGCCGATCGCCGGTGGCATCGTCAACGCCGTCGACGCACCCGAGCTCCTGCTCCCCGTGCTGGGTGCGGTGCTCGCCGGTGCGGTGGCCGGCGACCACGCCTCGCCGATCTCCGACACCACGATCCTCAGCTCGACCGGTGCCGGCTGCAACGTCATCACCCACGTCACCACGCAGCTGCCGTACGTCGCGGTCGCCGTCGTGTCCGCCACGCTCGGCTACTGCGGCCTGGCCCTCACCGGGTCGACCACGATCGGCTTCCTGGTCACCATGGCGGTCGGGGTCGCGATCATGCTCGCCGCCCGCCGCCTCTCCCCGCCGCTCGACGCGCTCCCCGACTCCGCCCACGAGCCCCGGGACGCCGAACCGGCGTATTGA
- a CDS encoding DNA translocase FtsK: MRSGPNPVGLALGALLRGIVAFWLAVAHGIGAVARGIGRGARDLEPEHRRDGAGLALVAIALVSAAAVWFQVQSPVTDPVRVAVAGTVGKIGWFVPMALVWAGWRVMRDPVGHGPAGRQVIGWTALSFGLLGIVHVANGSPQPVDGDATPLQEGGGAVGYVVSSLLLDLLRTSYLVVPLLMLLGVFGVLVITATPVYQVPDKLADLRDRALGRVHDEDEPTTRRRPRKGEEGYEPEGYPAYDTPLVDETSAKGRKKRGKDALDVALEEDATPTDDDAGLGIFDDVPTEAMAAVADTEDAQPDHKDVLEPPPHSPLPQRVEQLALSGDITYTLPANDVLKEGSPHKARSKASDEVVDRLTQVLEEFSIDAQVTGYTRGPTVTRYEVELGPGVKVEKITNIQRNISYAVASADVRILSPIPGKSAVGVEIPNVDKEVVSLGDVLRSGRARADHHPMVAGLGKDVEGGFVVANLAKMPHLLVAGATGSGKSSFINSMITSVLMRATPDEVRMIMVDPKRVELNAYEGVPHLITPIITNPKKAAEALAWVVREMDLRYDDLANFGFRHIDDFNKAVRAGKVEVPLGSERKLEPYPYLLVIVDELADLMMVAPRDVEDAVVRITQLARAAGIHLVLATQRPSVDVVTGLIKANVPSRLAFATSSVTDSRVILDQPGAEKLVGQGDGLFLPMGASKPVRVQGSWVTEAEIAQVVKHCKGQLEPSYREDVTAPQQSKKELDDDIGDDLDLVVQAVELVVSTQFGSTSMLQRKLRVGFAKAGRLMDILESRGVVGPSEGSKARDVLVKPDEVDGVIATLQGEM, from the coding sequence GTGCGCAGCGGCCCGAACCCGGTGGGGCTGGCGCTCGGCGCGCTGCTGCGCGGGATCGTGGCCTTCTGGCTCGCGGTCGCCCACGGCATCGGCGCGGTGGCCCGCGGCATCGGCCGCGGCGCCCGTGACCTCGAGCCCGAGCACCGCCGCGACGGAGCCGGGCTCGCGCTCGTCGCCATCGCGCTGGTCTCGGCGGCCGCGGTGTGGTTCCAGGTGCAGAGCCCGGTGACCGACCCGGTCCGGGTCGCCGTCGCCGGCACGGTCGGCAAGATCGGTTGGTTCGTCCCGATGGCCCTGGTCTGGGCGGGCTGGCGCGTCATGCGTGACCCGGTCGGCCACGGCCCGGCCGGCCGCCAGGTCATCGGCTGGACCGCGCTGTCCTTCGGGCTGCTCGGCATCGTCCACGTGGCCAACGGCAGCCCCCAGCCGGTCGACGGTGACGCCACGCCGCTGCAGGAGGGCGGGGGAGCCGTCGGGTACGTCGTCTCCTCGCTGCTGCTGGACCTGCTGCGCACCTCCTACCTCGTCGTGCCGCTGCTGATGCTGCTCGGCGTCTTCGGGGTGCTGGTCATCACCGCCACCCCCGTCTACCAGGTGCCCGACAAGCTCGCCGACCTGCGCGACCGGGCCCTGGGCCGGGTCCACGACGAGGACGAGCCGACCACGAGGCGCCGCCCGCGCAAGGGCGAGGAGGGCTACGAGCCCGAGGGCTACCCGGCGTACGACACCCCGCTGGTCGACGAGACCTCCGCCAAGGGCCGCAAGAAGCGCGGCAAGGACGCGCTCGACGTCGCCCTGGAGGAGGACGCCACCCCCACCGACGACGACGCCGGCCTGGGGATCTTCGACGACGTGCCGACCGAGGCGATGGCTGCCGTCGCCGACACCGAGGACGCGCAGCCCGACCACAAGGACGTCCTGGAGCCGCCTCCGCACTCGCCGCTCCCGCAGCGGGTCGAGCAGCTCGCGCTCTCCGGCGACATCACCTACACGCTGCCGGCGAACGACGTCCTCAAGGAGGGCTCGCCGCACAAGGCGCGCTCCAAGGCCTCCGACGAGGTCGTGGACCGGCTCACCCAGGTGCTCGAGGAGTTCTCCATCGACGCCCAGGTCACCGGCTACACCCGTGGCCCGACCGTCACGCGCTACGAGGTCGAGCTCGGCCCCGGCGTGAAGGTCGAGAAGATCACCAACATCCAGCGCAACATCTCCTACGCGGTGGCCAGTGCCGACGTGCGCATCCTCAGCCCGATCCCCGGCAAGTCCGCGGTGGGCGTGGAGATCCCCAACGTGGACAAGGAGGTCGTCTCCCTCGGTGACGTCCTGCGCTCGGGCCGCGCCCGCGCCGACCACCACCCGATGGTGGCCGGGCTCGGCAAGGACGTCGAGGGCGGCTTCGTCGTGGCGAACCTCGCCAAGATGCCGCATCTGCTCGTGGCCGGCGCCACCGGCTCGGGCAAGTCCAGCTTCATCAACTCGATGATCACCTCGGTGCTGATGCGGGCCACGCCCGACGAGGTCCGGATGATCATGGTCGACCCCAAGCGGGTGGAGCTGAACGCCTACGAGGGCGTCCCGCACCTGATCACCCCGATCATCACCAACCCCAAGAAGGCCGCCGAGGCGCTGGCCTGGGTCGTGCGCGAGATGGACCTGCGCTACGACGACCTGGCCAACTTCGGGTTCCGCCACATCGACGACTTCAACAAGGCCGTCCGGGCGGGCAAGGTCGAGGTGCCGCTCGGCTCCGAGCGCAAGCTCGAGCCCTACCCCTACCTGCTGGTCATCGTCGACGAGCTCGCCGACCTGATGATGGTCGCGCCCCGCGACGTGGAGGACGCGGTCGTCCGCATCACCCAGCTGGCGCGAGCGGCGGGCATCCACCTGGTGCTGGCCACCCAGCGCCCGTCGGTGGACGTGGTCACCGGCCTGATCAAGGCCAACGTGCCCTCGAGGCTGGCCTTCGCCACGTCCTCGGTCACCGACAGCCGGGTCATCCTCGACCAGCCGGGTGCGGAGAAGCTGGTCGGGCAGGGTGACGGCCTCTTCCTGCCGATGGGCGCCTCCAAGCCGGTCCGCGTGCAGGGCTCGTGGGTCACCGAGGCCGAGATCGCCCAGGTGGTCAAGCACTGCAAGGGGCAGCTGGAGCCGTCGTACCGCGAGGACGTCACCGCGCCGCAGCAGAGCAAGAAGGAGCTCGACGACGACATCGGGGACGACCTCGACCTGGTCGTCCAGGCGGTGGAGCTGGTCGTCTCGACGCAGTTCGGCTCCACCTCGATGCTGCAGCGCAAGCTCCGTGTGGGCTTCGCCAAGGCCGGTCGTCTCATGGACATCTTGGAGTCCCGAGGCGTGGTCGGTCCCAGTGAGGGCTCGAAGGCTCGCGACGTGCTCGTGAAGCCCGACGAGGTCGACGGCGTCATCGCGACCCTGCAGGGGGAGATGTGA